One genomic segment of Helianthus annuus cultivar XRQ/B chromosome 14, HanXRQr2.0-SUNRISE, whole genome shotgun sequence includes these proteins:
- the LOC110905966 gene encoding transcription factor HEC2 — translation MEMMPIMMDLEEHFPLPLSESPLMELPTNNHPIPPPPPPQSQVNVNYRCPPPLVMQSQQLRTLGTWFQQKPESVEAMREMIFRMAVLQPVQIDPESIKAPKRRNVKISTDPQSVAARHRRERISERIRILQRLVPGGTKMDTASMLDEAAHYMKFLKKQVQTLEQAAAAGGGRMPPPPPGFNVVGCYPSGTTTMSHHGGNSQSHLVGSMDLLR, via the coding sequence ATGGAGATGATGCCTATCATGATGGACCTTGAAGAACACTTTCCTCTTCCTCTTTCTGAGTCACCACTCATGGAATTACCCACCAACAACCATCccataccaccaccaccaccaccacaatcacAAGTTAATGTTAATTACCGTTGTCCACCTCCTTTAGTTATGCAGTCCCAACAGTTGAGGACATTAGGGACATGGTTTCAGCAGAAACCAGAGTCGGTGGAGGCGATGAGAGAGATGATATTCCGGATGGCGGTGTTGCAGCCGGTGCAGATAGACCCGGAGTCCATTAAAGCGCCGAAAAGGCGTAACGTGAAGATATCGACAGATCCACAGAGCGTGGCAGCGCGGCACAGGAGGGAGAGGATCAGTGAAAGGATTAGGATACTTCAGAGATTAGTTCCCGGAGGTACTAAAATGGACACTGCTTCTATGTTGGATGAGGCTGCTCAttacatgaagttcttgaaaaaACAAGTGCAAACCTTGGAACAAGCTGCGGCAGCTGGTGGCGGTCGTATGCCGCCACCGCCTCCGGGGTTTAACGTTGTTGGGTGCTACCCCTCCGGCACCACCACTATGAGCCACCATGGTGGTAATAGTCAGTCTCATTTGGTAGGCTCTATGGACTTGCTTAGGTGA
- the LOC110907459 gene encoding uncharacterized protein LOC110907459 has product MVSDCGISFLSLQELKATNVSHRDFAKFWGNKNFGLDYVDSVGQSGGLICAWDDKVFCQSGGSKNRYYLHVRGSLLGCASPVNVLNVYAPQGLSAKKSLWEELKMVIDSFDGLWVISGDFNVVRFREEKRNCAFKQNCANNFNDFIFESGLIEYNMRGRMFTFRSDNGNKLSKLDRFLVNSEFFSAWPAASCRVLPRDRLKEWKEIMIKKEGEEVMAAKEENEKLEDVLDSRDFSEEEEWIFHENKKIICEA; this is encoded by the exons ATGGTCTCTGATTGTGGCATTTCATTTCTTTCTCTTCAAGAGTTAAAAGCTACTAATGTTTCTCACCGTGATTTCGCTAAATTTTGGGGTAATAAGAACTTCGGTTTGGATTATGTGGATTCTGTTGGGCAGTCGGGGGGTTTGATTTGTGCGTGGGATGATAAGGTGTTTTGTCAGTCTGGTGGTTCGAAGAACAGGTATTATCTTCATGTTAGAGGCTCTTTACTGGGTTGTGCTTCTCCGGTCAATGTTCTTAATGTGTATGCCCCTCAAGGGCTTTCGGCCAAAAAAAGTTTATGGGAGGAGTTGAAAATGGTTATTGATTCTTTTGATGGTTTATGGGTTATTTCGGGCGATTTTAACGTAGTTCGGTTTAGAGAGGAGAAAAGGAATTGTGCTTTCAAACAAAATTGTGCCAATAATTTCAACGACTTTATTTTTGAATCGGGTTTGATTGAATATAATATGAGAGGTCGGATGTTCACTTTCCGCTCGGATAATGGAAATAAACTTAGTAAACTCGACCGCTTCTTAGTGAATTCGGAATTCTTTAGTGCTTGGCCGGCGGCATCTTGTCGTGTTCTTCCTAG AGACCGATTGAAAGAATGGAAAGAAATCATGATTAAGAAAGAAGGAGAGGAGGTGATGGCTGCGAAAGAAGAAAATGAGAAATTAGAGGATGTCCTTGACTCTAGAGATTTTTCGGAGGAAGAGGAGTGGATTTTCCACGAGAATAAAAAGATAATTTGTGAAGCGTAA